The genomic stretch ACCAAAACAGTACATGAGATAAAAGTAATATTAAACCAACTTGACCACCACCTTCACTAGTTTGGGATGTTTCCTTGTTTTCTAGTTCCTAATATCCTGTAATTGGCATATCTGTACTCTATGTAAAAACACAAAGGACGCACAGATCCAAAACAATCCAACGATTTCTTATAGCAGAAAATGGGTTTATCGGCGATACAGAATGTTGGTCGATATATCGACGCACCCTTAAAAACACCAGAACCGGAATGAAAATACATGAACTACACAGCattaaaacaagtttaaaaGGTATTGAAAAGAAAGTGAATCTGTTAACAAATTACGTTTGTGCCTGTGGATTTCTTCAATGTCTACTATCAGTGTCCTTGTCATATTTTTTATGCTGTATAATACTATCGATAGCAGGTCGGCTAAGTACTTCCATATGGCTGCAAACCATAAACGTTACATCTTGTATAACTGGTTAACctacaatataaataataaagtccATAACTAATCCGTGGTTATTCTTTTAATTTGACTGGCATCGTGCTGTTTAAAAACAGGATTGGGTGGTTTCAGTAGGAAGTTTCGGCTGGCTGTCAAACTCACGAGGTAAACGAGGTGTGATAGCCTTAAGTACAGTTATACAACATGGAAAGTTTTCTCAGATAAAAAGAGAGTTACATTTAGATTAAATTCGCTACAACTCTAATTTTGTTAACTTCTGTGGCTAAAATAACTTATCTTACCAATCAAACCAGCAGAGAAGCTGTCTGTATAACAAAATTTTATATCGATTGACATAATAATACTGGTTAAATGAAACGTTTGAGAAACACGCCTGGGCAGACAACCCCTTATGTTGTCAAGTTGGTTTTACGATAACGTTAGTTCTGACAAAGTTTTTCCTTACGCTAACGTTAGTAGGCTAACTTTAAAAGCTAGCGTTAATGTGAtaatgaagacacgagctgttcCCTGACTGACAAAACGACACAAAGCCTTTGAACTTAGTTTAACCAAACACATTTTACTAACACTGGTTTAGCCACCATAATTAACGTAGATCACATAAACAAGGCAGGGCCAAAGCAAAACTAGCTATGACACAAACAGCAACTACACTTTCAACGAGCGCCCCGTAAGTTTAGAAACAGGAACGTGCGAGCTTACCTCAGTCCAACCGAAAAGCGACAGTAAAAGCGAAGCCACAATCGCCAGTAACTTTATTCCGTGGGCAAAATACTTAGATTCAAAATTCAAAAGGCGTCAAAAAGTCTTTCGACTACCTTCCCGGGCAGCAGAAGTGGGAGTTTCAATATGGCTGAGAACAGGATCGGGCCATCGGGGAATGTAGACGTCACGAGCGTGACTCTCCGGGTCGCGGCTGGCGGTGTGGTGTGGGAGAAGGGGCAGGACTAATCTAGATGATAAACACTGATTCACGCACTGTACTGCTGCTCATAAAgtccattcattcattcattcattcatttatttatgtattaatttattgtgAGATAAACATACACTTGCAATGTTTGTAGGGATAAATGGATTTAACTGACACGTGCCTTAGTTGTATGTGAGTCTGTAATAACTTAACAAAGGATCTAGTAAAAGTAGTCAAActcataaattaataaatatttgcaGCTTTATTTGGTTTTGTGAACAATGGCTTTTAAATATCAGTGAGATTATTATTGTTACACCCAACACTCCATACAGAAACATGCACATATCATACTTTCCTTATAGCATTTTCTTTATGTGACTGGGCAATGTTTTGCAATcttaaaacataattaaaaaatcagCAGATCAAGTATAAAAAGTGTAGGGCAAGCTATTCCTTTTATCTGCACAGGGTAGCTTGTCATATACTGCTCTTTGAgagtttaacattttttaataaaccaaTTTGCCAGACTTTGCATTTGAgattttacctacagtacctattCGAATCAACTGAAGTAGTTACAAACGGAAATCGTCTTTAGATAGATCACATGCTAGATTTATTTTTGGAGATGTTGCCTATAGTTTAACAGAAGTGCATTTTAACAGTTTAACGCTCTGGTGCCCTCAGGTGCTTGCCCGTGAAAGCGCCATATAGacaatttgcttttatttttaaccagttttattatgtaattatttattcagtttccATTTAGAATTTTGATAATTATAGGCAATTAAAGCATaatgtaactggaacctgttgtacacaaacatggataaatacactgcttcatgttctaagaaaactatttggttattatatttattggttcttcctaaccccaacatagctggtagaaatctaaaaaaagacaaaccaaatcTTAGGAGGTTAATGAACTATGCACTTTTTCCTGGCTACTTCGCCGATGGTTAGCAGTGCCAGTGGTATTGCATTGGAGTACAATCCTTGCAGTAGAGTGTGCAATTGCGCATTGGGAAGCATTGGCATCCCATCCCAGTCCTGGAAAATATTGTTACTTTTCCCTGCCTTTGGTTTTACCCTACTCGGAGGTACTATTTTCATCAACATCATATCCCTCATCACCACAATTCGCCAGCATTCAAAACGAAGAAAGGACCTCGTCAAGACCGAGATTCAAAGCGCATCGAAACCAACTTTCTGCTACATCAAAGCTGCAAAGACGATAGGGACGCCCGACAGTGGGTTTCACCGCGTCTTTAACCCCCATCGCGGTGTTTGTAGTTAGAAACGTCTTTGGCAATAAGTGGTGCGGTTTTCATTCTTTGCTTTTTGGAGTTTGACCACGAATGTTATTATATATAGTGTCAGAGACCAGAAGTTTAGAAACCGAGCTTATCAACTACTCATATCGACTCGTTGAATTATGCGAACGAGTGCGAGTCGAGAACACTGAGAAAAACACCAGCAGAGAACAGTCGCGCAAACCTTGAATCTAGATACATTCTTAAAATAAGGTGATACAAAATCGTATTACAACGATGCCATTAGAAGGACCATTTCTgtttccccttatgaaaattaatcacggttttactacagttaaaaaaaacatggtaaccacaaaataaccatggttttgacaactatggttttcaaaaaccattgttaaaccatggttagtgtagtaaaacaatagttttgctgatagtaatcaatacaccaaaaaaaacatggttactacactcactgaaaaaaattatttattcaatttactaaatttttttagggtaagtggttgcaatcaatttaagctacatttaaacaaaagttttttattttattttactttactaatcttttttgtttaaatgtagcttaaataaattgattgcaaccacttaccttaaaaatttgagtaaattgaatgaataattttttcagtgctttTTACTACAATTAAACcgtggttaattttcgtaagggcaaAGAGACATTCAGCCAAatgtttataaataataatttgtatACCTTTTTTATAGCTTAAAGAACACTGgcagaaaaaaaagtttaaaaaagggTCCCTTGCTGACACGGGGGAAGTATCCTTTCAAAAACACACCTAAAGAgttcctcagaggtacatattggtaccaaagaatgCATAAATAACACATCAGTGGAACAAATTGATAAATGCATATATATCTGTATCTAAATGCTACATATTAAGACCCCATTAACCaagacctggatgtccacatacgtggacaccccaaaatagctggaaaaAATCGGgggaaaaaagacaaaccaattaaagctcgggtcttaggaggtaaAAAggttactgccccagtgacagcttagCATAtaagggtggtttcccagacaggtatTAGCTTAAACCATGACTAGGCCTTagattaattaggaaatataactagttttaacaaacatgccttagtaaaaacattacttgtgtgcattttgaggcaaaacaaagggcgctgatgtcagtgcaagttcttttcagtttggacagctcttacattaattttagtctaggactagtgtaatccctgtccgggaaactgccccataatgtCTTACTTTATACTGTGATTGAAATGCAGtgagcatttatttattattccttcattaatttatttttgcacagatttgttttcatgttaaataaagacattttttataaagcTTTGTTTTATGATGAATCTCAAACATACTTActtcattaatatttaattcaaccattaaaggtattgcggaggattttcttttccgggtggatcatcaagactattggtcctcctagttgtcaatcaggagtgttgcgcaattgcatttttttaaaaagtgaaggcggcggttcttttctaaaatttgagaaaattctccgctacacctttaataaACCATAaaagatatttttataaaataataggAATATATTAAACAGTTCAATGTTAGTGTCTTACACTGTCAAAAACAAAGGTACGAAgccgtcactggggcagtaccctttaaaaaaggtcctaatatgtaccatttaggtacaaatatgtaccttttaaggtacattttggcagttcaaagtactaatatgcaccctttgggttcaaaggtgtacctttttgaaagggtactgccccagtgacaacttttgtacctttatttctgagagtgtatactGTACGTGCAGCTCAAATGTACAACATGAATCTCTTGTGtaaacacactcacacacaaaaTTATGTAACTCAGAGGTCTCCAACGTGAGTCTACTACTATATAGTATCAAAAAGTAGCattccagattgttttatccattgtggtagcacttcctcacaaaaaggttggagacccctgatgtAACTACTATGCATCTGATGCTCCAATGGAGTAGGCAAATGTTGTGCATGTTAATCTTAAAGTCATCCAAAATCTTGTTCTGGAGATTGTGTCTGATAAATCTCCAAGTCATTTGTCCCCGTGTAGCTGTGCAGAGGGCTCAGTTTTGAACCCAGAGGCTGTCCAATTGCTAAGACCTCTGGAGGAGGGCAGATGGCCTGGCTTTAGCAATTTTTTTAATTCCACTATGTCATTGCTGCCAAGCAATAACAAGATTATTCAGCACAACAAAATATGTCATGTGTCTTACTCACTGGGCCTTTGGTAAACAATGCGTGTTTGAACAGAAAATCAGGGCATGTGAGTTTATTTCATGTTTACCCCTGTTAGGTCTAAAAAATCTATgaattacacttttttttataaatattaattaataaataagtgTTATTACTTATATTTTAGATGGTTATAAAAGCATAAAGCTATTTGCTGTGAAAGTCCTTCTGTAGCGCTATATTTTCAGAGGTGGTttggcaaaatgtttttttattgaaccTGTATTTCCAAGTTGTCCATTTACTTACTGTGAATATGCAAAACAACTTCAAACCTATAAATAATGGAGGATGCCTGTCTGACATACTAAAAAAATATGACCTGGAATTGCTTTGGTAAACCTGGCAAAATACTGGGAGGAAAGTcacattacattaaaatgtcTTGGCTGGTGTTTTTTTAGTAGGGAAAGTCACGTACATGCATCCAAACTTGATGTTTTGTTCATTTTGTGACATAGTGTTCTGTTTTTAATCCCTAATCACTCCTAAATTTAGAAAATCACAGAAAGCTTTACTTAGCAGAATGAAActaacttatatatatatatatatataacttaaATATAGTCacttttttagtttttataaGTGCTGTCTTTGTAATCAGTAAACCCTCAGGTCtcaaagaaaaattttcttaaacatttgaattaattaTCTTTTATGTTGACaaatttttatctacatacaccatgGGTCCCCTTATATGGAAAACACCACTTCgtgccatcatgtttctactgtagccctaaacagacaaactgttttATAGAGCGTGATTTGGCCCTACATTGGCTGTTTCTTAACTCCAAGAATGCAAAGAACAGACTTGTTTTCtggtggagatcggtcttgccaggccaCCTTGGAAGAACAaaagatgtgtgcgatcttcctgttggtcacctgacctccgccattgttttgccgcaatgacttctggggtgtaaagcgatttcagcgcgcaagtctgcactcaaTGCATCCTCAATAttaagaacacatccgggtattttcatgcatcctctgtacttgcgttcttgagaattggaattgaacttcgacggttaatgatgacgtagagcgaggacacaagTACGCAAGaccgctgaagaacgcatattgagaaacagccattgtCTCAGAAGATAATGTATTTGTCCTGcagcagctaccgtagcttctctctGCGTTCAGAAAGGGAGAAGTGAGCTGTGAATTGAGGTGTTgcttgcaattcacagtctcaccactagatgccgctaaaatctacacagtggacctttaaataaagaaacaaaacTATTAAAACACAGCTAGGCAATTTATTCCATCATAAGCTTTGACAGAAAATTCAGCTGCATATATTAACTCATAtttcaataaaacaaatcaGTAAGTCTTCTTCCATGAGCGTAAATACAACTGAAGGGGTAGCAGTGGATTTCTCTTTTGTAGACTGGGGTGGAACACATCAAAATCTGCTTTCCTCATTCTATGCAAGTAGTCCTCCAATACAACCTGAGACAGAAGATACAAACAAATCAGGCTTCATTGCATTAGTTTTAGTCATTTAACCCAAGCAAACCTGGAGGATGATGATGCAAACAGtataaaaattgtttaaatgaTAAATGGAGCACAATGTGTTAATGAACAGCTTGTGGGAAAAATATGCAAAAGAACCTAAATGACAGTTGAAACGTATAACTAAAGGTAAGGacaaaatatattacatttacattaaggCACTTGgtacatttttatccaaagcaactgaaAGTACATTAAAGATGCACATTTTATTAGTGCATGTTTTCCATGTCCTTGGCTTTCCAAATTTTGCAGAAGCGATTAAAACATGGGCAACCAGGGCATTTGGACTTGTCATAACATGCTACAAACTATTCTATCGGCTGTAAAATAGGCTTAAGATGTGTAATCGGAGCATGGGTTTGTAGCCGTGCCTCCAGGGAGCCGGAGTCATGTGAAGATATTAGTATCTGCCTCTTTGGATGCAAACCGAGTATAAGCCTTGAGCTTCTCTATGTCACATTATATTAGTGAGGTGCAGGGGGAGAGAGATGCTGAAAGAGATTAAGTTACTTACCGTTTGCAAGAAGGCAGGCATGGCTGCATGTGGAACGTTCTTGATAAATGATCTAGCCTGTAAGACAATGCAGTAAAGAATCAGGTTGTCAAAAACAAGATCTATGATCTTTGCATGCTGCGGTCCAAAATTTTCATATACGTTTCATTCAAGCACTGAAACCATGCACACAGAGTCCGATgcgtattaaagcaacactaaagagtttttgctctttgctccccctacaggttggaagcggaattgtccattaccactgttgtaaaaaatttagcctactgcagcatagctggctctgattggattgtaggtctgccgtaaagcaagtttttgtagttttcactcgaacaaTCCGacagttggaaacttctttagtgcggttttggccgatagagggctgcaaaacaaatgtgaaagtgccgttcaccctgtttcgagtggatgaacgactgaaacttttttggaaacgttattttaaggtaaaacctctttagtgttgctttaaattaatCAGCTGCAGAAAAAATATGGACATGAACATGACTACATACGTGTTCAAGATGGACATGAGCTTGGCTTGCAATGTCATAGACAACATCCTTAATGTTCTGCTCTCTGCTGCCACGTATAAAGTCCTCTTGAGATGCACCATGCTGGAGatgaacaaaaaaatctttCACCTTACtgcattacaaaataaaagtctttgtaATGTTAAACTTTAAATTAGAACACAATCGAAATTGGCATGCATTGATCCAAAATAGCAAATTCTCAATAAACTTATACTGCAGAAACATTTAGCATCAGTAacttacaaaaaaatgtgtctCTCCAATAAATGCAGTTTGAAAGAATAAAATGGCAATGAATGATCTGTGCCCGCTGAGCATCAATAATACGCAGTAGATGTAATTGCAGAGAAGTTGTTCATTATTCGCTCATACCTTTACCAAAGTATTTTCTTGACACATGCGGCATTAATATTGATTTTATTCAAGCAAATAATAAGAAATACtataataactttaataaataaacattcaaaGTTTGCTGATGTAATATTTGAAATTCTATTCGAAGGTTGCACAACTTCGATCATTGCATTAGGATAAAATTTTATCATGTATTAAAATCTTTTGCTTCCACATTAGCACCTTGATCAAAAAGGATGTtaaactaaacctaaaaaagtcaaaataatTAGGAATATCTGCTCATTGGAACTAAATCACTagctaataataattaatacagTATTCTACAAACAAACAACCATTTTAACAGCATGGCGTTCTAGGGCTGGGCAATTTATTGAGTTTTTCTAATATATCTATTTTCCCCAGCTGGATATGGGATACAGTCTATATCGGTATGGTCTGATATGACCCTCTTTTGCAACAAAAGCTCTGCCAGAAATGTATACTGAGGTCATACGCATGTTGTGCAGCTATATATTATCAAACAAGAAGGAACCACCTatctttacattttatttttcacctttttttttgaaaaaaagttaTTGACTTGCACAAGGCTTTGACTTGCATGTTAACACATATTCCACACAAAGTGAATAGGGTGTGTATACAATACGTATCACAATACGGGTGTTGCAGTACAATATGTTGCATAAGGTGATAAGTTTAAATATTTCCTATTTTAGGAATATAATAGGAAATAATTTTAGGAAGGCTGTCATTAAGAACACCACCATATGCCAACCTTAAGAATGCGTGGATACATatcgattaatcacgattaatctatagcagaataaaagttttgtttacatatatgtgtgtgtgtgtgtgtgaactgtgtataataactttgtatatataaatatgtatatatacacatgcatgtatatatttaagaaacatttacatgcgtatttacatttgtatatttatgtataatttatattatatataaatataaatgcttaatatataattttttttcttaaaattatacatgcatgtgtgcatatttacataattattatacacggttcacacacacacatacgatGCAAACAAAAACGTCCATTCTGCCCATAGATTAACTGTGAATAAtcattatgcatccctagtCGGGATGTAAACTACAATTGAAACAACTGCCATGAATCTTAAAATATCAATACTGCATTTCCCCTAAGATATGAATTTTGGTCAATATCGCCAAGCCCAATGATGTTCTCGTAAACATGACATTCAACGGAGAACTCAGAGCTAGGCAAGTTTGCATAGGTTTAATGTAACAACAGTGTCCCCTACTGGTGAACATGCAATCATGCAGCACCAAAGAAACTAGACAAGACAACGTGGTCTTAAAGACTAAAGACCAGGCAGGGTTCTTCAAATCTTACCCTTGTTGTCCGGTGCAATGTAGAGTTTAGCTCCAaacctaatcaaacttacccacctgtaattttctagtgatcatgaagaccttgattagcttgctcaatgctcaggtgtgtttgattagggtggGAACTAAACCCTGTAGTACTCCggacctccagggtaagatttgaggaACCCCGCTCTAGACCATTGTTTATAGCTGTATTTAgttgaaaacaaaaacagatgGCATCTTTGTCTTTGGCCTGAATACcgctgacgtcagccggaaatgtgacgctccttaccatgtttgaaagattcagttgCACATTTTGCATATCCTTAACATGTACTGAAACACGCTcaacacaccaaaggaaatttaaaatgtgaattggacaataggtgcttTATAAGATAGGATTATAAAGATGGGAAAGTTTCTCAAACACAGCTGACATCTATGTTCCTGCTTGAGCTATGCTAATGGTAGTAATAAGTAATATGTCATATAATGCTGAAAGTGACACACATAATGTAAGACTGTGACATGTCAGCTTCTTCTTCAAATCGGAGGATACCACTGTTTGGAAAGCATGTCATTATTCACTCATTATTTTAAGTACAGTGTGTCATTAGAGGCACAGAAACTACACAAAGAGCAGCAAATAAGCGCTTTTAGGCATACAAAACTTTTTATGGGGGATTACAGCAAATACTAACCAGCATGCAGATGTCCATGGGCAGATAGACCTTGCGCCTGCTGCTGTTATAGGGAGTGGCCCTGAGGCAGGTCAGGATGCCCTGGGCTTTGCCAATGTGGCTGGCAGCGTGGTCTGCATGGACATTTTTTACACCTGCGTAATCACATAAAGCGTACAAGTTTATGAGCCAGCTTTGAATTAGTTCAAACTCAGTTTGGCATCAAAAATAGTTCATTTCATAAAGTCTTATCTAAATTACATTTCAGTCTCAAATTatactttaaaggggtcatatttgaaaataaaaataaatgagcaTGATGTTCAATAACAACACTAGGTAACAACACTTTCCCTGAATGTTTAAAGTTTGAAAAAGTGCAAAAACATATAGgcccggtttcacagacaaggcttggATTAAGCCATGATTAGGCCatggttaaaggaatattccattttcttaaaagaaaaatccagataatttactcaccaccatgtcatccaaaatgttgatgtctttctttgttcagtccagaagaaattatgttttttgaggaaaacattgcaggatttttctcattttaatggactttaatagagcccaacatttaatacttaacacttaa from Misgurnus anguillicaudatus chromosome 10, ASM2758022v2, whole genome shotgun sequence encodes the following:
- the LOC129449207 gene encoding LOW QUALITY PROTEIN: uncharacterized protein (The sequence of the model RefSeq protein was modified relative to this genomic sequence to represent the inferred CDS: inserted 1 base in 1 codon; deleted 1 base in 1 codon), coding for MHFFLATSPMVSSASGIALEYNPCSRVCNCALGSIGIPSQSWKILLLFPAFGFTLLGGTIFINIISLITTIRQHSKRRKDLVKTEIQSASKPTFCYIKAAKTIGTPTVGFTASLTPIAVFVVRNVFGNKWCXFSFFAFWSLTTNVIIYSVRDQKFRNRAYQLLISTR
- the ndufaf6 gene encoding NADH dehydrogenase (ubiquinone) complex I, assembly factor 6 isoform X2 is translated as MWKWHRQVKDFVSQKTIGLMRMQFWKSAVEDIYRDDPPAQPVGAELWRAVRKHTLTKRWMLRIISEREKDIEDRAYRNLQELEAYGENSQSSLLYLLLETLGVKNVHADHAASHIGKAQGILTCLRATPYNSSRRKVYLPMDICMLHGASQEDFIRGSREQNIKDVVYDIASQAHVHLEHARSFIKNVPHAAMPAFLQTVVLEDYLHRMRKADFDVFHPSLQKRNPLLPLQLYLRSWKKTY